The Streptomyces europaeiscabiei genome window below encodes:
- a CDS encoding SAM-dependent methyltransferase, whose protein sequence is MSEIQADDDTPLKRPDTDTAHNARVWNYWQGGTDNYEVDRQVGDHVAGLIPVIRDIASADRQFLTRAVRHLAEEHGIRQFLDIGTGLPALENTHEIAQRVAPASRIVYVDNDPVVLAYARTRLTSTEDGAAVYVDADAHDPDTILRIAGRTLDFTEPVALMLLGILNFVLDDTEAQTITRRLLEPLAPGSFLVLTHPTTEPELGGELQLEAMEFWNANAKPPVTARKVKDVSQYFDGLTLLEPGLVPCSLWRPCPGDEPTVVPQLGAVAQKH, encoded by the coding sequence GTGAGCGAGATCCAGGCCGACGACGACACCCCGCTCAAGCGACCCGACACCGACACGGCGCACAACGCCCGCGTCTGGAACTACTGGCAGGGCGGCACGGACAACTACGAGGTCGACCGCCAGGTCGGTGATCACGTCGCCGGCCTGATTCCCGTCATCCGTGACATCGCGTCCGCCGACCGGCAGTTCCTCACCCGCGCCGTGCGCCACCTGGCCGAGGAGCATGGGATACGCCAGTTCCTCGACATCGGCACCGGCCTGCCCGCCCTGGAGAACACCCACGAGATAGCCCAGCGCGTCGCACCCGCGTCGAGGATCGTGTACGTCGACAACGACCCCGTGGTTCTCGCGTACGCCCGGACCCGGCTGACCAGCACCGAGGACGGTGCCGCCGTCTACGTCGACGCCGACGCGCACGACCCGGACACCATCCTGCGCATCGCCGGCCGGACACTCGACTTCACCGAGCCCGTCGCCCTCATGCTGCTCGGCATTCTCAACTTCGTCCTCGACGACACCGAAGCACAGACCATCACACGTCGGCTCCTGGAGCCGCTCGCCCCCGGCAGCTTCCTGGTGCTGACCCATCCCACGACCGAGCCCGAACTCGGCGGCGAGCTCCAGCTGGAGGCGATGGAATTCTGGAACGCCAACGCCAAGCCGCCGGTCACGGCACGCAAGGTCAAGGACGTCAGCCAGTATTTCGACGGCCTGACACTCCTGGAACCGGGCCTGGTCCCGTGCTCCCTGTGGCGCCCCTGTCCCGGCGACGAGCCCACGGTCGTACCGCAGTTGGGCGCCGTGGCGCAGAAGCACTGA
- a CDS encoding ABC transporter permease subunit produces the protein MSTTSSAAAQGGQTRWHAGAGRVAAGTALLAAVAFLPWLSGVDPALTVLRARSADQDPTPAQLTAVREQLGLEEGPFAHFTRWLGGLVRGDAGTSWVSGEPVLPQVTTALAVSVTLVLGALAVTTAVAALVCARTLHLGSRRRLRRKRAGTVAAVLAALPKFLLASLLATVFGVWLGWFPPQGWEGPRSMVLPALALGVPSGAMIGGLLDQSLPAAFNEPWARTWLAYGYSGGRIARTALRRALAGVLPQLLPTVVALVGGAVAVEKIFNIPGLGRLALDAAIAQDMPPLQTATLALVLLGVCAGFVIQAVRHALLGPALRDGALPALHPPTLVRTRSLPWVIGCCVVALLALVVSGLLRDPLHVETTARLLPPSFAHPLGTDSLGRDLLARLGHGALRTIGAALAVTVVSALVGLVIGTAARLGAGLTEVVSTLPAVLAGLLTTAVTGPSVWGAACAVCVVAWTPYAAQAAALLEQERASGHLLASVSLGAGPTYLLRRHLLPAVLPAVVRNALLRLPTTVLVLASLGFLGLGEQPPTPEWGRLLSENQPYVELAPWTVLGPATALVLLSVLAVSATAWGRTRTRRHTTGPAPA, from the coding sequence ATGAGCACCACGTCGTCAGCCGCCGCCCAGGGCGGTCAGACCCGGTGGCACGCGGGAGCCGGCCGCGTCGCCGCGGGAACCGCGCTGCTGGCGGCCGTCGCCTTCCTGCCCTGGCTGTCCGGTGTCGACCCCGCCCTGACCGTCCTGCGCGCCCGCTCCGCCGACCAGGACCCGACCCCGGCCCAGCTGACCGCCGTACGCGAGCAACTGGGTCTGGAGGAAGGGCCGTTCGCCCACTTCACGCGATGGCTGGGCGGTCTGGTGCGCGGCGACGCGGGCACCTCCTGGGTGTCGGGCGAACCGGTGCTGCCCCAGGTGACGACCGCCCTCGCGGTCTCCGTCACGCTCGTGCTGGGCGCGCTGGCGGTCACCACCGCGGTGGCCGCGCTCGTCTGCGCCCGCACGCTCCACCTCGGCTCCCGGCGAAGGCTGCGGCGGAAACGGGCGGGCACCGTGGCCGCCGTCCTCGCCGCGTTGCCCAAGTTCCTGCTCGCCTCACTGCTGGCGACGGTGTTCGGGGTGTGGCTGGGCTGGTTCCCCCCACAAGGCTGGGAGGGGCCGCGGTCGATGGTGCTGCCCGCCCTCGCCCTCGGTGTGCCCTCCGGGGCGATGATCGGCGGTCTGCTCGACCAGTCCCTGCCCGCCGCCTTCAACGAGCCGTGGGCACGGACCTGGCTCGCCTACGGATACTCGGGCGGCCGCATCGCGCGCACCGCGCTGCGCCGCGCCCTGGCCGGGGTGCTCCCGCAGCTCCTGCCGACCGTCGTCGCCCTGGTCGGCGGTGCGGTCGCGGTGGAGAAGATCTTCAACATCCCGGGCCTCGGCCGTCTCGCACTGGACGCGGCGATCGCCCAGGACATGCCGCCGCTGCAGACCGCGACGCTGGCCTTGGTCCTGCTCGGCGTCTGCGCCGGCTTTGTCATCCAGGCGGTGCGGCACGCTCTGCTCGGCCCGGCCCTGCGGGACGGCGCGCTGCCCGCCCTGCACCCGCCCACGCTCGTACGGACGCGGTCGCTGCCCTGGGTCATCGGATGCTGCGTCGTCGCCCTGCTCGCTCTGGTCGTGTCCGGCCTTCTGCGCGACCCCTTGCACGTGGAGACGACAGCCCGGCTGCTGCCACCCTCCTTCGCGCATCCCCTCGGCACCGACTCGCTGGGCCGCGACCTGCTGGCCCGGCTGGGCCACGGAGCCCTGCGCACGATCGGCGCGGCCCTCGCGGTGACCGTGGTCAGCGCCCTCGTCGGACTTGTCATCGGTACGGCCGCACGGCTGGGGGCGGGTCTGACCGAAGTGGTGTCGACGCTGCCGGCCGTCCTCGCCGGACTGCTCACGACGGCGGTGACCGGACCGTCGGTCTGGGGCGCCGCGTGCGCGGTGTGCGTGGTGGCCTGGACCCCGTACGCCGCCCAGGCCGCAGCCCTGCTCGAACAGGAACGGGCCAGCGGCCACCTGCTCGCGTCGGTCTCCCTCGGCGCGGGCCCCACCTACCTCCTGCGCCGCCACCTGCTGCCCGCGGTCCTGCCCGCGGTGGTGCGCAACGCCCTGCTGCGACTGCCCACCACGGTCCTGGTCCTGGCCTCCCTCGGCTTCCTCGGCCTGGGCGAACAGCCGCCCACCCCGGAGTGGGGCCGCCTGCTCTCGGAGAACCAGCCCTACGTGGAACTGGCACCCTGGACCGTACTCGGCCCGGCCACCGCCCTCGTCCTCCTCTCCGTCCTCGCCGTCTCCGCCACGGCATGGGGACGCACCCGAACCCGACGCCACACCACGGGGCCCGCTCCCGCCTGA